The Raphanus sativus cultivar WK10039 chromosome 2, ASM80110v3, whole genome shotgun sequence DNA segment tttaaatgatctCTTCGTAATCTACGACGATATCAAGCTTATGACACAAAATTACGTACTACTGTCAATATATATCCTTaatttcatttgtttttatcGTTGATTCTAAATATCTAGATTCAATCTCCTAAGCTGCAACCTCAGTACCTCATCCACATAATTTCACTGAAAACCTGTAATCTTAAAATTTTCTCATGAAGtacttaaaaaaattacacaagTCTACAtacatttgatttttattttaagatagaTCAAAAACTTGTAAAATTTAAACCCTTGTAAAAAGCTTAGGACACGAGAGCGATTAACACATGTTAATTAACGCTCACTGCTTTGAACAAGTAATACCCCATCATAATCATATACAAACACATACCAAgccacacatatatatatatatatatataatgtatgtGGGATTACACGGCGGCTGCAGCTCTCCCTCCTTTGTCGGATCTTGCGGTGGCTGCCACCGCCGATTGCTTCACCAGTTTACCTTTTTCTTTCCTCTCATCTTGTACCATTTGCTTTTGCCTGCACTCTGAGCTACAAAAGGCCGTATCGCCCCTGCCATTTTAACCACACAAAATCATCACTAATCACTATCTGATACCAAAcgctttttcaaaaaaaaaatcaacactaGTTATTCACAACGCAAAAAAGAACTATTATAGCGGTTCATTATCAATATGTAACGCTGTAAATTTACTCTAACGAAGATTGATTATATATGCATACCTATACATATAGATGTCCCGGCCGGGAACAAGTAAGCGTTCACAGAGGGAGCAAGACCTCAGAAAATGCCCAGCGTCTGAAAAGTCGCCTGAGTGTCTCCTCAGGTTACCTCTAGGTGTAACCATAGCTAAGAACCGTTGATCTAATATCTCACGGTGTTGATCAACGGATGCTGCGACGACTTGAACGTTGGAACCGTATGGTCCAACCACGGGATTCTTGCTTGGACTCTGCTGGTTTGATGATACCTCTGATTCTCCGGGAAGGTTCAGATCGAACTTTATCTCCGACAGACTCGTGGTTCTGTTAATCGGTGGTCGTTGTCTCTTTCCAAGCAACATCGTAGTAGTGAGTGTGTGGTCTGAACAGACGAAATcttagagagagaagagagaaagaggaggGAGGGAGTGAGGAAGGAGAAGAGACAGAGGAGATAAATAAGAACCACAAACTTAGGACCGAATCTGAACTGTTCATTTCTTTCTGATCAAGTATATGTTTCGTATTTCAAAATAATGCCACGTCAGAATTCTACAATTATTTTTGAACGTTTTGCATGTACTATGTGTTGTACTACTACTCTGTGGTGGTGTAACAAAATTATTTGATGTTGCACAGTAAAAACTTCAATAGTGAAAACTGAAAAGGAGATGTTATTATTTGGTTCCTAAACTTCTGTGCTATTATAAAGAATGGACCACCCTTGTTGACAACAACGTTTGATTTGCCCTTTGCAATTTTATAGAGCCTTCTCTTGTTTCTCCACCTCACATCTCTCAACAGATCTCAACATTTAATTGCCCAAACAAAACAAGTAGCATATTTGTGCATGGGGAAGATACTCCTCAAAGCTCTAATTTCCTTATAAAATACTGTGTGATCGAAAATCACAACAGAATCTTATTCTGGTTGGTGCATTGTCACCTCTTTACATAGAAAAATTAGAGATAAAACAGAGTGGCACACTGAACCAAAATGGTCGGTAACATGACTCTCAACATTGTAAGCCCCGAAGAGATGATTATTGTAAAGAAAAAATGAGATCAGCatagtttacttttttttgtcagtttCTTTTAAGACTGTGAATGAGTGATAGCAGAAATAGAACTgtaactaatattaatataaaaacgTTACTGGTTATCATGTAAAACACACAACTCAAAAGCAAAATACAACTAGATAAAGAAGCATGtactcatttaaatatttttatataacatgAAATCTAGTGTTCATACTTCATATACGCATATGAGTATGACTAATTGAATTAAATTTTGCGTACattcaaatattataatttctctTGCTCTAGTTTTTTTTGCAATAAGTTGTCCTCAACAACTTTACAAACCAAAAATTGTATGAATCTTAACATtttcaccaaaaaaatatataatggttttGTTAAATGGAAATgaaagaagaagctgagtttagcaaaaaaaaaaaaagaggaagctGAAGCTGATGTGGAAGTTTGGTGGTAACAGAGGATTTGGTCTGATTGATTGGACAAATACAAAGCGAGTCAAAAAGGTTTTATACTACAGTAACCAACCAAACACACAAAACTGGTCCCATTTTCAGACATTGAAAGTGGGTCACTATCTTTTACTAGTGGGCTTCAACAACTGGTCCACACAATTTTGTTACTAGAGtttcattattatatatattttcttgacGTTGTTTGTCAATTACCGATGGTAATCATGTCACCAAAATCAATTAGGACATCTAATTACTATGTTAATACTATGTTAACCAATTTGTCATTCATAGTAATACGTATGCACTTTGcttactttaaaacaaatctgacTTTGACGCCAAGACAATGATATAAaagctttttaaaaaatctagaAAAAATGGATTTTTATGTTAGATGTAAATTCAGTGATACTAGTTTCCGTTTATTTGGTATAAAGGATGCAAACTGTATACACCAACACAAATTTAAGTAGCAATGATTTATTTACCGATACGGCGATACAAAATGAAGAGTAAGCGCCAAAGCAGCTTCTATAAACTCAGCCGTCGAGAAATCTGTCGGAATCTCATCTTTCATTGCTTCTTTCAGTCTCAGCCTCGCTAACTTCGCATACATAATCgttactaaataaaatatttgttttattcttcatttaaaaacaaaatattatacatatatagcattatttttaaattattaatattaaattaacctaaaaatatttatggttcTTAGAGTTCAGATATGGTCATGCTCGCATTGTCTCTTGTACACAACACAAAAggaatatatataagaatttcaATTTGAAATGGCTTTGATGGCAATTCGCAATTATCACAAAAGTTGAACAACAAGAAGCTAAGGTGGGACTTAGAGGTCAACTTTACACTTGACATCACttgtagtataaagaaaagaaaaccagaGACACAACAATTGAAAGCAAAACTCACTTTCTTAACTCTACTATACAACACTTATAGCATCTTCGTTCTTCGTCAtaatcttcatcttcttcctttgtTCGAACATCAGACCTCGTCGGAGAGTTTTGGACTGCAAGATTCGACGGCATCGGCCACCGTCAGAAATATATTGTCTTGTCCTAACATGTCAGCAAAGTGAGACAAGTGTAGCTTGCCTATCACCAACGGTCCAGGATTCGCAAGAATCAACTGTTtatatacacaaaaatataGTCAAGTTTTTGTAACTCTCCAAAAAGGTATCCTACTTCAACTAATTCACTTTGAttgcttaaaatatataaaataaaacccTTAATATATTTGCTTATGTATGTTTACCTGAATATCTCTCTTCTGGAGAGATTTGTATAAGTCTTCTAGGGCGTGGATACCACTTGTGTCGATGTCCGTAACAGCTGAAAATATTGTAGCAAAGTTGAACATACTTGAATACAGCAAATTAAGAAAGGATAACTTAGTCTTAAAATTAACATACGTGACATTTCTATGATTAGAAACTGGATTCTAGGTAGGCTTGctgctttcaccttctcttcttcctctagtAACCATCTTTGGATcctgtaaattttaaaaagtttccaAATAAGGTTTCTTCTGGACCAAGTAACAAATCTTGGCTGTTAAAAGGTTGTTTAGGGCGTACCTTTCTCTGACGTAGTTTGAGT contains these protein-coding regions:
- the LOC108828438 gene encoding FCS-Like Zinc finger 6: MLLGKRQRPPINRTTSLSEIKFDLNLPGESEVSSNQQSPSKNPVVGPYGSNVQVVAASVDQHREILDQRFLAMVTPRGNLRRHSGDFSDAGHFLRSCSLCERLLVPGRDIYMYRGDTAFCSSECRQKQMVQDERKEKGKLVKQSAVAATARSDKGGRAAAAV